A single genomic interval of Musa acuminata AAA Group cultivar baxijiao chromosome BXJ3-4, Cavendish_Baxijiao_AAA, whole genome shotgun sequence harbors:
- the LOC103982293 gene encoding leucine-rich repeat receptor-like serine/threonine-protein kinase SKM1 yields MHSRVQVSSFSSPLPHLSCDTPSHSKLSQAPLSTFPTQFITLSCLYVFSLRFQLLLTHPFLHTRIGERETEMRACALHTLLLPLLLLLSTRAQELQTLLSIRSSTDDPLHSLSTWNSSTTSFCTWEGLTCDSSSRHVSAVRLSGKNLSGALPAPLLSLPFVAAVDLSFNGFSGVFSFPRFAPSLLYLNLSNNNLSGPVGFVSDSGGGGLFSLQVLDLSNNFLTGPIPDEIFHLSRLKVLDLGGNYFRGRIPISISELRSLQFLTLASNELTGPIPAQLGEIIALRWVYLGYNNLSGEIPPEIGNLTALEHLDLVYNNLTGGIPSSIGNLGKLQYLFLYQNLLSGPIPPSIYNLTAMIALDLSQNQLSGEVSEDVVRLENLEVLHLFSNRFEGAIPSSLGAIRQLQVLQLWSNRFQGPIPSSLGLGNDDLAVLDVSSNNLTGRVPEHLCYSLRLVKLILFSNALHGGIPPGLSRCRTLERIRIENNQLSGEIPLEFARLPAVYYLDASGNGFSGEISRLRWEMPALRMLSLAGNKFSGPLPESFGGDEIEHLDLSKNQFAGGIPAGFRLFTELSDLNLSGNRLSGAVPESIGELKRLVRLDLSKNHLSGEIPTGIADLPVLSALDLSENWFSGEIPPSLGKTGSLVSINVSHNRLIGGVPATEAFFSVEAASLVGNSGLCGGGPKTGLLPCEAASAKTPWWFPVTVLAAALVIIFLSVILTFLARKWWRGGEFEIKKAETDSNVVWEVRVFDGTLSTVEAILRTIKNAKSGAVSNSDGEGRWFTVREVKEVPGLGWAEVTKLGRSRHRNVAGFVAACRSESRWVFVYEPTAGARCLGVAMRDLSWKQRHRVALGVAKGLRHLHRCGLLGAVLTADTVVLDGDGEPRLVLDVANVRPGEARTDVYYFGVLLAELLTGRRHHDGEEGGGSGGVVDWARYCYRERHVEAWIDPAMSGQVSQHRDEMIGAMGLAVRCTSAERPSMKEAVKLLVGLEGKTSSWLSKVTRATWIY; encoded by the exons ATGCACAGTCGAGTACAAGTGTCATCCTTCTCATCCCCCCTCCCCCACCTTTCATGTGACACGCCATCACATTCAAAATTGAGTCAAGCCCCATTATCGACATTTCCCACCCAATTCATCACCCTTTCCTGTCTATATGTATTCTCGCTCCGTTTCCAACTTCTTCTCACCCATCCCTTTCTTCACACTCGAATaggggagagagagacagagatgaGGGCTTGTGCTTTGCATACTCTCCTCCTGCCGCTGCTACTACTATTATCAACCCGAGCTCAAGAGCTCCAGACTCTGTTATCCATCCGATCATCCACCGACGACCCACTCCACTCCCTCTCCACCTGGAACTCTTCCACCACCTCCTTCTGCACGTGGGAAGGCCTCACGTGCGACTCTTCCTCCCGCCACGTCTCCGCCGTCCGGCTCTCCGGCAAAAACCTCTCCGGCGCGCTCCCCGCTCCCCTCCTTTCCCTCCCCTTCGTCGCCGCCGTGGACCTCTCATTCAACGGCTTCTCTGGCGTCTTCTCCTTCCCCCGCTTCGCCCCCTCCCTCCTCTACCTCAACCTCAGCAACAACAACCTCTCCGGCCCGGTCGGTTTCGTCTCCGACAGCGGTGGCGGAGGACTGTTTAGCTTGCAGGTGCTCGACCTCTCCAATAATTTCCTCACTGGGCCGATACCCGACGAAATCTTCCATCTTTCACGCCTCAAGGTCCTGGATCTTGGTGGGAATTACTTCCGAGGACGAATCCCCATCTCCATCTCCGAGCTTCGGAGCTTGCAATTCTTGACCTTGGCCTCCAATGAGCTCACCGGGCCGATCCCGGCCCAGCTCGGCGAGATCATAGCCCTCCGATGGGTGTATCTCGGGTATAACAACCTCTCCGGTGAGATCCCACCGGAGATCGGGAACCTGACGGCGCTCGAGCACCTCGACCTCGTGTACAACAATCTCACCGGAGGGATCCCCAGCTCGATCGGGAACCTGGGGAAATTACAGTACCTTTTCCTGTACCAGAACCTCTTGTCGGGCCCCATCCCACCGTCCATTTATAATCTGACGGCCATGATCGCGTTGGACTTGAGCCAGAACCAGCTGTCCGGCGAGGTCTCGGAGGACGTAGTGCGTCTCGAGAATCTCGAGGTGCTGCACCTATTCTCGAACCGGTTCGAGGGGGCCATCCCCAGTTCGCTCGGGGCCATCCGGCAGCTCCAAGTCCTGCAGCTGTGGTCGAACCGGTTCCAGGGACCGATTCCGAGCTCGCTCGGCCTCGGAAACGACGACCTCGCCGTCCTCGACGTCTCCTCGAACAACCTCACCGGCCGGGTGCCGGAGCACCTCTGCTACTCGCTCCGTCTGGTGAAGCTCATCCTTTTCTCCAATGCCCTCCACGGCGGCATCCCCCCAGGTCTGAGCCGGTGCCGCACCCTGGAGAGGATCCGGATCGAGAACAACCAGCTCTCCGGCGAGATACCGCTGGAATTCGCCCGGCTCCCCGCGGTCTACTACCTAGACGCCTCAGGGAACGGGTTCTCCGGAGAGATTAGCCGCCTGCGGTGGGAGATGCCGGCGCTGCGGATGCTGAGCCTCGCAGGAAACAAGTTCTCCGGGCCCCTGCCGGAGTCCTTCGGGGGTGACGAAATCGAGCACCTCGATCTGTCCAAGAACCAGTTCGCCGGCGGCATCCCGGCGGGATTCAGGCTGTTCACTGAACTATCGGATCTCAATCTCAGCGGTAATCGACTCTCTGGTGCGGTCCCGGAATCGATTGGCGAGTTGAAGAGGTTGGTGAGACTGGACCTCAGCAAGAACCACCTCTCCGGCGAGATCCCGACTGGCATCGCTGATCTACCGGTCCTTAGCGCCCTGGACCTGTCAGAGAACTGGTTCTCTGGAGAGATCCCGCCGAGTTTGGGCAAGACCGGCTCGCTGGTGTCGATCAACGTCTCTCACAACAGGCTCATCGGTGGTGTCCCGGCGACCGAAGCGTTTTTCTCCGTGGAGGCAGCTTCGCTGGTCGGGAACTCCGGCCTCTGCGGCGGTGGGCCCAAGACCGGTCTCCTGCCATGCGAGGCCGCCTCCGCGAAGACACCGTGGTGGTTCCCGGTCACGGTTCTGGCTGCGGCTCTTGTCATCATCTTCCTCTCCGTTATCTTGACCTTTCTAGCCAGAAAGTGGTGGCGAGGCGGAGAGTTCGAGATAAAGAAGGCGGAGACTGACAGTAACGTCGTCTGGGAGGTGCGGGTTTTCGACGGAACTTTGTCAACGGTGGAAGCCATCCTGAGGACCATCAAGAACGCCAAGAGTGGAGCTGTCAGCAACAGCGATGGTGAAGGGAGGTGGTTCACGGTCAGGGAGGTGAAGGAGGTGCCGGGGTTAGGATGGGCAGAGGTGACGAAGTTGGGCAGGTCGAGGCACCGCAACGTGGCCGGATTTGTTGCGGCATGCAGGTCGGAGAGTAGGTGGGTGTTTGTGTATGAGCCGACCGCCGGCGCGAGATGTTTGGGCGTCGCGATGAGGGATTTGAGCTGGAAGCAGCGTCATCGAGTCGCCCTCGGCGTCGCAAAGGGCCTCCGCCACCTTCACCGCTGCGGTTTACTCGGCGCAGTGCTGACGGCGGACACCGTGGTTTTGGACGGCGACGGCGAGCCTCGCCTTGTGCTCGACGTCGCCAACGTCCGTCCAG GGGAGGCGAGGACCGATGTCTACTACTTCGGCGTGCTGCTGGCGGAGCTACTGACCGGGCGGCGCCACCACGACGGCGAGGAGGGAGGAGGCTCCGGAGGCGTAGTGGATTGGGCCCGCTACTGCTACCGCGAGCGCCACGTGGAGGCGTGGATCGACCCTGCGATGAGCGGACAGGTCAGCCAGCACAGAGACGAGATGATCGGAGCCATGGGTTTGGCTGTCCGGTGCACTTCGGCTGAGAGGCCATCCATGAAGGAGGCGGTGAAACTTTTGGTTGGATTAGAAGGGAAGACGTCGTCATGGCTTTCCAAGGTTACGAGAGCCACATGGATTTACTAG